TATCTTAATCATTGATGATGATGAGAGATTTATTAAAACTGTTAGTAAAAAGTTAATTAAAAATAAATTACCTCTGAATATTTACACTTGCAGTAATCCTTTAAATTTTCTTGCTGAAATTGAGCAAATAAAGCCTAATTTAATTATTTTAGACTTACAAATGCCCAAATTAAATGGCTTAGATATTTGTTCCATGATCAAACAAGATAATATCTTAAAAATGATTCCAGTTATTTTTTTAACTGGTTATTTAGAGCCTGAAATTATTAATCAATTTGTGGCGGTGGGCGCTGATGACTTTGTTAGTAAAAGCAAAATAGATTTAGAACTATATCCTCGAATTATGCACCATTTACAGTATTAATTAGGTGGTGCTGAAAAAATGGAGTCATTGAGGTAGGCAAGAGGCAACAGGCAGAAGGCAATAGCCCAAAATACTTATCAACCAAAAACTTTGGCATAATGATCAGTTTTCATACGTTGCTCATTTGCATCAATAATTTTCGATTAGGGTAAAGAAAAGAGGGCATTTTTGGGAAAAAAGCCTATTTTTGGCACTTTTTTAAGATTTTATTGTACTTAAAACCTTTGTTTTAAAAGGGTTTTGATTTATTCAGCAGACCCTAATTAGGGTTTGACTAAAAAATAAATTAAGGATTAGGAAAAAATACTAATTTACCAATAAAAGTAAGTAACCCCGTAATTAATACTCCAATCAAGCCAAATACTCCAATGGTAATGGTATTTAAACGAGTATCAATGCTATCAACTCTTTTAACAATTTGATTATTGTCAGTTTTAAGTGTTTCCACATCAAGTTTAAGAATTGTTACATCACGTTGAACATGATCTAATTTTTGATCTAACTTATCAATCTTAGTATCAAACTTTTGTTCAAGATTATCAATCTTAGTATCAAATTTTTGTTCAAGACTATCAATCTTAGTATCAAATTTTTGCTCAAGACTATCAATCTTAGTATCAAATTTTTGCTCAAGACTATCAATCTTAGTATCAAATTTTTGCTCTAGCTTATCAATTTTATAATCTAATTGTTCTATTCTTGTATCAAATTTCTGATCTAGCTTATCAATTTTATAATCTAACTTATTTAATATATCAACTAACTGAACTTCCACTGTTTGAGTCATGATTTAATCCTCATGGTTAATCAACAATTTTAACAGAGACGTAACTACCGTATTTCTAATTATCTCATTTTAGCTTTTTAACTGATAAATTAGAAACAGAAAAGGTAATTAATTATATTTAACTATAGTGAAAAAACTATTATTTATGTCAACGCCGGTGGGCGCTTTAAGTTCAGGTATTGGCGGGGGAGTAGAATTGACTTTATATAATCTTATTCAAGAGATGCAAACAAGAGGATATGATGTCACTACCATAGCGCCCTCCACCTCACATTTTGATCATGGTAAAATTATTGAAATGGAAGGTAACTTGCACATCCCGGCGCAAACCCTTAGCCGAAATATTCCCACCACCATGCCCCAAAACTCCGTCTTAGCTAATATGTGGGATTACGCGCGCCAACATCAAGGGGAATATGATTTAATCGTTAACTTTGCCTTCGACTGGCTGCCCTTTTACCTAACGCCTTTTTTCACTACTCCCATGGCTCACTTTATCAGTATGGGCTCACTTTCCGACAGTTTAGACGAAATCATGGCAAAAATCGCTGAGAAATACCCCCAAAATTTTGGCGTTTACACAGAGGCACAAGCAAATACTTTTCCCTTTGCCTCGGTGTGTCGTTGCTTAGGTAGCGGTTTAGACTTATCCCTGTATGAATTTAACCCTAATCCTGACCATAAATTAGCATGGTTAGGACGTATAGCGCCCGAAAAAGCTCTTGAAGATGCCGTGGAAGCCTCACAAATTAGTCAGATTCCCCTGTGGATTTACGGCAAAATTCAAGACGAAAATTATTGGCAAAATATCCTTGACAAATATCCTTCAGCGCCCATCACCTACCGAGGATTTTTAAAAACTGAAGCCTTACAAGCAGAATTAAAACAATGTCGAGGATTATTGATGACTCCCCGTTGGTTGGAAGCCTTCGGCAACGTTGCCATTGAAGCCTTAGCCTGTGGTGTGCCTGTCATTGCTTATGCTAGGGGGGGACCTGCCGAGATTGTAGAAGACGGCAAAACTGGCTTTCTAGTCACCCCTGACAGCGTTTCTGGCTTAGTGTCTGCCATCGCTAAATTATCGCAAATTGATCGTTCTGCCTGTCGTCAAGTAGTAGAACAAAAGTATTCTTTAACGGCGTGGGGCGCTGGTTTTGAGAAATGGTTTCAAGACGTAATGGACAATGGATAATTAGGGTCTGCTGAATAAACTCAGAAGTTTTAAATCACAAGGTTTAAGACATAATATAAGCATCAAAAAATACTCAAAATCACGCTTTTTTTAATAAAAATGCCGTTAAAATACAAGATAATATCAAGTTCGCTTGATCTCTTACAAATCAATTAAAAACAATCTTAGTTCAATTTATTGAACGAGATACTGTTGGTTCCGTGTAATTCATTACACGGTGGGTAAATTACGAAGATATAATCTATTTGTAACTAATTATCCGAACTTGATATAACAGACGCTACACGAGGATAGTAAAACCTAATAATTGTCAATTGTCACCACCACCTAACGATTAAAAAACCATTCTACACCGATGGAAACTTGAGAGTCAGCTTGTTGGCGAGAATTTTGCCATTCAATGTTACCAGATAAACGTAAATTTTTACGAATGGCATAACCAGCGCCCACCGCTGTGATACCGACTTCATCATCACCGCCCACATTAACAAAACTTTGATTGATAAAGACATCCCCAGCGCCATTGGGGGATAAAACTAAGGCTAATCTTACCCCTAAATTGACCCCATCGGTTTGATAACCATTAGTACGGATAGACTGATAACCCACAATGGGAGAGATATTAACATAATTACCGAGAGGAAAGAGATAATAATGTAAATCAGCGCCCGTAGCGCTACGCTCAAAATTATTATCAGAGTTAAAAGAAGACGAATGACGGGCGCTAAACGATAAAGGAGTATCCGCAATGAAAACATCTTCCACCGCTACAGAAAAACCACCAATACCATTATTAGAAGGAAACTGACTGTAACCAACGCGCAATCGAGTGGGAAAACTGGGTTGATGCTTGATTTCTTGGAGAATATCAGGAGAATTTTCCAGCCATTTTTGCCACACTGGGCTATTTTCGATTACTTCGGGAGAAACATTGAAATCCTGAGGAAGGGGTGTTTGTGCTTTAACCTCTTGATTTGTCAACCATAAAACTCCAGCAGACAAAAAAATTTTTAAGAATAACCCACGAAAAAGTACCGTCATAATCCCTAGATAATTAATTCAACATCGATTGTAGCTCACTAATAGCAACATTTTGACCACCAACTCCATTATGGAGGTCGCCAATTTTTCCTTGTATTGCTTCCATAGAATTACGAATTTGATTTAACTGATTTTGGAGAGGGTGGAGGGCGCTTTCCAAAAAATTAACCTTGCCCTCAATTTCCGCCACCCTGAAACAGAATTGACGCACATTTTCCTCATCACTATGCAACTGATTTTCTAAATTTTGATACTGTTGTTGTTTATTACTCAAATTTTGTTCATCTTGTTGAGACTTCTGTTTCAAATCGTTTAACTCTTGGCTAAGATGATTAATTTTCTCATCGATATAATTCCTTTGTTGCCCCACTTCCACTAACAATGGTCTAATATTAATAGTCTCCGCAAAATCCAAATCAATAATCCCCTTACGGCGACTAAACACTTTCAAATACTCATTGAGAATTTTTTGTTGCTTCTTCAAATTGCGTCTTTGCCCCACCAAAGTCTCATTTAACAACTTCATCGCCTCTTTAGCATCCGCAAAATCCTCCTCCAAACTTAACTTAGTTACCTCATCAGCATGAAGGATTTTTTGCTCAATATCTCTCACTTCATCCGCTTGTAAAGTTAACTCCTCCTCCTGCATATTGACAAAATTTACTACTTTAGCAGTTTCATCTTTCACCTGATTAACAATACTTTCTAAATCCCCCAAAGGCATTGTTTCAAGGGCTTGAATGTCCACTTTTTGCTCTTCCCCATCATCTCCTAACAAGCCAATTTCCTCTTGTAAACGGGCGATGCCATCGCGAGAATAATTAAACTGTTTGATAAGACTTTCTTGCGATTTAATCTTATTTTGACTTATTTCTAACTGTAACTGTGCTTTTGCCAACTCCTCTCGACTAGCTAACAATTCTTGACGGCGTTGCTGTAAATTATCTTGTTGTTGAGCTAATTCTTGCCGTTGTTGGTTTAAACTACCTTTACTGTATTCCAACTCATGCCAATATTCATCTAATTTACTTTGTTGTTGACTAATGCCTGTCAAACTTTCTTGACAACTTTGATCTAATATATGAGGTTGCGGAAGATTTTGCCTAATAGTGTTTAAAATTCCCTCTAATTTTTGGCGAATTTCTCCCTGATCTAACTTATTCTCATTAAGGCGCTGTTGTTCATTCCTTAACTGATCCCAAGCCGTAGTTAATTTATTTTTTTCTTCTTCTAGTAACGATAATTTACCTTCTTGTTCTTGTAATCTTTGCTGTTGAAGGTCTAATTCCCCTTGTCTTTTGGCAATTTCTTCCCCTTGAATTTGCAGGGAAGTTTTCCATTCTTCGATTTCTTCTTCTTGAGACTTAGCTTTTTCTAGGGTGCGCGAGAAATGACGTAAATAGTTAACAATCCTTGAACCAGCTACTTCGGGCGCACCTTGTAATTGTTTATTGTTGTCAAGATTGATAATGTATAAAGCGCCCTTCCCCGTTTGATCATTGATTGCTTCGGTAGTAACAGTATCTTCACCGCCAATGGTATTCCATGTTTGATCTGCCGACTGAGAGGCAAGTAATTTCAATTCTGTTTTAAAACCACCGACAAACTTTTTATCCTGAGTTTTTACTTCTGCCAGATATAACACAAATCTTGATTCCCTTATAATTGTGCGTGACCATTACCTACTTAACATATTAAATCATATTTTTTAATTCCATTGTTGACAATTTTGCTTCTTTCATTCTACAGCAGTTTTCATTTCCTTAAACCACACTTTAGATTATTACAAAGATTCCCTTTGCGTCTTCGCGCCTTTGCGAGAAACAAAAAATGTGGTTTATTCATCTGAAATGCAGTGTAAACAAGGGGGGGGAAGGGACGAAAGGGAAGCAGGGGAGTTGTCAACAAAGTTCTGTAGTACGAAATCAGCAATAGTTAAATCAATGGGAGTAGTTACTTTTAAATTAGTTTCTTCACCTTCCACAATTTTGACAGGATAACCGCATTTTTCCAATAGCGCCGCATCGTCTGTCACTTCCCAGCCTAAATCTAAACCCTTTTGATGACATTGTTTAAGTAATTTGACATCAAAACCTTGGGGAGTTTGTGCCGCGCGCAAAAAGTTACGATTAGGAGTATCGATGATGACATTTTCTCCGTCAACTATTTTAATGGTATCTTTGACGGTGACTCCGGCAATGAGGGCTTGACAGGTACTTAATTCTTGGGCGCAACGTTCAAATAAATCAGGAGTAGCCAAACAGCGCGCGCCATCGTGGATTAAAACCTTCTGTGCCGTAGGAGGTAGCGCCCGTAACCCATTATAAACCGATTGTTGACGGGTTTCCCCACCTTCAATTAATACCACTGGTTTAGATAAAGATAATTGACTTAAAATCTCTTCAAAAGCAGGAAAATCATACTTTTGACCGATAATTCCAATCCAAGTTAAAGAGGAAGTGTGAAGGGCGCTGGTTAAAGTCCATGCCAACAAAGGTTTACCTCGTAATTGTAGTAATAATTTATTACCATCAGCGCCCATCCTCTTACCAACACCGGCGGCGGGGATTAATAAATACATGATTACTCTCCCTAAGAAAAAATGGCAAATACGGAAGTATAACCATGAACAAAAGTTGAACTGCCCACAGGTCCAATTTCACCATTACAGAAAAACCCCGCCAAAGGCGTATCAATGAAATAATCGAGAAATAACTCCGCATCGTGGTTAGGTTGCCCGTATAAAGCCTCACCGCGCCCTAAACAGGAAAACATCAGCGCCCCTACCGCATCCATTTCTCCCTCATCCTCACAATAATTATCAAGGAGAGTTTCTAAATCTTCCGCCGAAGCATCCCCATCCCGAAGATGAAAACGGATTCTTTGCCCGGGGCGAATGCGATCGCCTACGGCAATAGCTCCATATTTGGGATCAACTCCCATGAGGTTACGAATCAAAAAATCACCGTGATTTAACTCTAATTGAAACTCATCTCTCGCAATGCCGATAAATAGAGAATGTTGCGCTAAATCTTGATCAGAAGGACTTAAATTATTAACTAATTCTCTTAAGAAGTTGAGAGGGGAATCGGTTTGCCCTTCGTTATCAGTAATTTCAATGATAATATTTTTTTCGCCCTTGGTCACTTGATAGGTTTTACCAATGGCTCGACATCCTTGCGCTACAATGGATTCCACCGTAATATCTCCCGATAAGGCTAAACCGATAGTGCCTTGAGTGATAAACTGCCCTTGCCAATCATCCGGGGTTTTAAAAAATAAACCACTAGCTACTCCCATGGTACTAGAACTTGCTAAACCACCGACTTTGATTGCTTTCGGGTAGGCATAGTCTAAACCTTCGATTAATTCGTTAATTTTACCTGAAAATGGATCGGCGAGAAGAATAAAATTGGGTTCATTTTCTGGTGCTACACCTACAGCATTCCACCACGCTTGAGGGGCGCTGTCTGAATCGGGCAAATCCCCTGACAGTAAATGAAATATTTTTAAATCCACATCGGGCAAACTTGCCACCGTTAAACTTAAAGCGGCGCTACCTTCAATTTCGAGGGCTTGGTCTTCATTTTCCATGCCTACAATACCACCGCCACCGCCACCAATCACATAACGTAAGGGAATTTTGTCTAACAGTAAAGGCATCAAGCGAGGGTAATCACTGGCAAATACGGAGGAAATAAAGACGATACCTAAATCTGGAGTGCCATTAAAGCGCCCTTCTAACTTAGCGACTACCTCGTCAATGGCTTTTTCTAGGGATGATTGAGTGGAGAGGGCATTGACCCATTTCATTGAAGCAGACATAGGCAAGAATGGTTGATAACAGTGGCAATCTATTTAATTTTCTCATTATTCACTTTTCCTCGACCTTTGTCAATTCTTAGCATTAGTCTTTCCTTTACGCACCTAATATTATTCATTATCAATTATCAACTGAAGTTACGCACTGATTCAAATGTTAAGTTAAGGGAGGTTTCAGGTAGCCGGTAGCAGGTAGCAGGTTTCAGGTAGCAGGTAGCAGGTTTCAGGTTTAAAACCCTCCAACATTGATTCGTCAGTGAAAGGATTTACTTTGACATTTCGACTACGCTCATTACAGTTCTTTAACCTAACACCGCGACACCCGACACCTAAAACCAACAACTAATTTTATTTTTGCGTAACATTTAATTATTCACTCTTGATGAATCCAGAAAATTGAATAAGGAAAAAGTTGTTTATTTTTTCCTTTTTTAAAATAGAGCTTTTGAGCCAATTTTTTCATTCCTCTTCACCTAAGCATTACGCATTAATTGTTTAACCAAATTATCTTTGACCATCATTTGACGGAAAATTTCCACTAAATATTGTTGTGCTTGTTCTCTATTTAAGCCCTTAACTTGTTCTTTTAACACTTCCAACTTGAATTGTTGCTCTAGGGTCAAACTAGCTTCATTGTTGTTCATTTTAATTACTTTCCTCACATTTATATTCGTTGTAAAAACATACTAACGATTAACTGTCAATGGTAATGTTAAAAATGTTACTTTTCTTTACATTAAAGTAGCTGACTACCATTTGAAACCTGCTATCTGAAACCTGAAACCTGATATGATGAAAATGTAAAGTTTTATTGAATAAAATTAATGGTTGCCACAGCTACCCAGTTAAAATACGACATTAAAGACATAAATTTAGCGAGTCTTGGTCGTCAGAGAATCGAATGGGCAGGAAGAGAAATGCCCGTGTTAAAACAAATTAGAGAACGTTTTGAAGCAGAGAAGCCTTTTGCTGGAATTAGAATTGTCGCCTGTTGTCACGTTACCACCGAAACAGCGCACCTCGCCATCGCCTTAAAAGCAGGTGGTGCAGATGCTCTTCTCATCGCCAGTAACCCTTTATCTACTCAAGATGATGTAGCCGCCTGTTTAGTGAAGGATTATGAAATCCCCGTTTATGCCCTCAAAGGGGAAGATAACGACACTTACCATCGCCATGTACAAACGGCTTTAGACCATCGCCCCAATATTATCATTGATGACGGTTCTGATGTGGTAGCAACTTTAGTGCAAGAAAGACAACATCAATTAGCCGATTTAATTGGTACTACTGAGGAAACCACCACCGGCATCGTGCGCTTAGAAGCGATGTTTAAGGATGGCGTTTTAAGTTTCCCTGCGATGAATGTCAATGATGCTGATACTAAGCATTTCTTTGATAATCGTTATGGTACAGGACAATCCACCCTTGATGGTATTTTCCGCGCCACTAATATTCTTATTGCTGGTAAAAATGTAGTAGTTGCTGGTTATGGCTGGTGTGGTAAAGGTGTGGCCATGCGCGCTAGTGGTTTGGGAGCTAATGTCATTGTTACGGAAATTAACCCCGTGAAAGCTATTGAGGCTGCTATGGATGGTTTTCGAGTGATGCCTATGGCAGAGGCGGCCAAAGTGGGTGATATTTTCGTTACTGTTACTGGTAATAAGCATATTATTCGGGAAGAACATTTCCAAACTATGAAAGATGGTGCTATCGTTTGTAATGCTGGACATTTCGATATTGAAATCGATCTTCAAGCCTTGGGTAATATGGCACGGGAAGTTAAAGAAGTTCGTCAATTTACTCAACAGTATCTCTTGGAAAACGGTAAATCCGTAGTGGTTTTGGGTGAAGGGCGCTTGGTTAATTTAGCCGCCGCCGAAGGGCATCCCAGCGCGGTT
The window above is part of the Cyanobacterium sp. T60_A2020_053 genome. Proteins encoded here:
- a CDS encoding glycosyltransferase family 4 protein, giving the protein MSTPVGALSSGIGGGVELTLYNLIQEMQTRGYDVTTIAPSTSHFDHGKIIEMEGNLHIPAQTLSRNIPTTMPQNSVLANMWDYARQHQGEYDLIVNFAFDWLPFYLTPFFTTPMAHFISMGSLSDSLDEIMAKIAEKYPQNFGVYTEAQANTFPFASVCRCLGSGLDLSLYEFNPNPDHKLAWLGRIAPEKALEDAVEASQISQIPLWIYGKIQDENYWQNILDKYPSAPITYRGFLKTEALQAELKQCRGLLMTPRWLEAFGNVAIEALACGVPVIAYARGGPAEIVEDGKTGFLVTPDSVSGLVSAIAKLSQIDRSACRQVVEQKYSLTAWGAGFEKWFQDVMDNG
- a CDS encoding 2-C-methyl-D-erythritol 4-phosphate cytidylyltransferase, whose product is MYLLIPAAGVGKRMGADGNKLLLQLRGKPLLAWTLTSALHTSSLTWIGIIGQKYDFPAFEEILSQLSLSKPVVLIEGGETRQQSVYNGLRALPPTAQKVLIHDGARCLATPDLFERCAQELSTCQALIAGVTVKDTIKIVDGENVIIDTPNRNFLRAAQTPQGFDVKLLKQCHQKGLDLGWEVTDDAALLEKCGYPVKIVEGEETNLKVTTPIDLTIADFVLQNFVDNSPASLSSLPPPCLHCISDE
- a CDS encoding FIST C-terminal domain-containing protein, with protein sequence MSASMKWVNALSTQSSLEKAIDEVVAKLEGRFNGTPDLGIVFISSVFASDYPRLMPLLLDKIPLRYVIGGGGGGIVGMENEDQALEIEGSAALSLTVASLPDVDLKIFHLLSGDLPDSDSAPQAWWNAVGVAPENEPNFILLADPFSGKINELIEGLDYAYPKAIKVGGLASSSTMGVASGLFFKTPDDWQGQFITQGTIGLALSGDITVESIVAQGCRAIGKTYQVTKGEKNIIIEITDNEGQTDSPLNFLRELVNNLSPSDQDLAQHSLFIGIARDEFQLELNHGDFLIRNLMGVDPKYGAIAVGDRIRPGQRIRFHLRDGDASAEDLETLLDNYCEDEGEMDAVGALMFSCLGRGEALYGQPNHDAELFLDYFIDTPLAGFFCNGEIGPVGSSTFVHGYTSVFAIFS
- a CDS encoding NblA/ycf18 family protein → MNNNEASLTLEQQFKLEVLKEQVKGLNREQAQQYLVEIFRQMMVKDNLVKQLMRNA
- a CDS encoding adenosylhomocysteinase encodes the protein MVATATQLKYDIKDINLASLGRQRIEWAGREMPVLKQIRERFEAEKPFAGIRIVACCHVTTETAHLAIALKAGGADALLIASNPLSTQDDVAACLVKDYEIPVYALKGEDNDTYHRHVQTALDHRPNIIIDDGSDVVATLVQERQHQLADLIGTTEETTTGIVRLEAMFKDGVLSFPAMNVNDADTKHFFDNRYGTGQSTLDGIFRATNILIAGKNVVVAGYGWCGKGVAMRASGLGANVIVTEINPVKAIEAAMDGFRVMPMAEAAKVGDIFVTVTGNKHIIREEHFQTMKDGAIVCNAGHFDIEIDLQALGNMAREVKEVRQFTQQYLLENGKSVVVLGEGRLVNLAAAEGHPSAVMDMSFANQAMACEYLVKNQGILNPGLHSIPREVDQEIARLKLQAMGIEIDTLTSAQSEYLNSWTVGT